The DNA window TTGCGACGGCACGGGGCCGCAACGGTAGTGTTGGACCTACTCGTGGTGCGCAGGGCACCACCCGACCGGAGGGGACATGATGGGGAGCAATCCGATCGAAGCGGACACCACTTCGACCCAGACCTTCGGGCCGCTCGACAACCGGGACGTTCAGCTCGCGGGCATGTCGCCGCAGGACCGGGCGGCGGTCGCGGCCCTACCGCCGGGCACGGCGCTGCTGCTCGTGGGCCACGGGCCGACGACAGGGGCGCGCTTCCTCCTGGACTCCGCGGAGACCACGGTGGGCCGCCACCCGCATGCGGACATCTTCCTCGACGACGTGACCGTCTCGCGCAAACACGCGGTCTTCGTGGCTCTGCCCGGCGGCGGCTACGGCGTGCGCGACTCCGGCTCCCTCAACGGCACCTACGTCAACCGCCAGCGGGTCGAGCAGTGCGCCCTGCGCGTGGGCGACGAGGTGCAGATCGGCAAGTACCGCATGACCTACCACCCCGGCCCGCAGCGGTCCGCCGCCGCGCGGTGAGCCCCGCTGTCCGCAGGTCCTCCGACCTGCCCGACGACGAGCCACCGCCCCCCAGGCGCTGGCCTCAGGACGTCTCCCACGAGCCCCTCATGAAGATCGGGGAGGTCGTCGAGCGCCTCAAGCCGAGTTTTCCGGCGCTGTCGCTGTCCAAGGTCCGCTACCTGGAGAGCGAGGGCCTCATTAGGCCGCACCGGGTGGGCAACGGCTACCGCCAGTACTCCCAGGCGGATCTGGAGCGTCTGCGCTTCACCCTGACCGCCCAGCGCGACGAGTACCTGCCGCTGTCGGTCATACGCGAGCGCCTGCGGCGGCTGGACGCCGCCGCCGGCGCCCCGCCGCGCCCGGTGGCCCGGGTCGTGGCCTCGCATGGGCGGCTGGTGGAGGGCGGGCCGGTGGGCCTCAAGGAGCTCATGGCCCGCAGTGGCGCGACCGAGGCGCAGGTCGACGAGCTCATCTCCATCGGTCTGATCACCCCCGACGCGCGCGGGCAGTTCGATTCGCGCTGCCAGCGCGCCCTGACCCTGGCCCTGAAGGTCCACGCGCTGGGCCTGCCCCTGCGTAACCTGAGGCTGGTGCGCTCGGCGGCCGAGCGCCAGGCCGACGTCGTCGACCAGGCGGTGGCGCACCGGCGCCGCCGCTCCGCCTCGGCGGGGGAGGAGGCCGCCTCCGAGATGGCCGGCCTGATCACCGAGCTCTACAGCCTGCTGCTGCACCGCTCCCTGGGGTCCCCGCGCTGAAATCCGCGCCGGGGGCGTCCGGACCGCCATTCGCCGGACAGCGGGGCGCGCGGACCGTAGCCTTGGGGTGTGCGCGCGATGTGTCTGGTCGGGGTCCGTTCCACGTCCCCGGACGCGGGGCTCGTGGCCATTCTCGTGGAGAGGGGCGGCCCCGGGATGCTGGCCGTGCCCGTGGGCGTGCGGGAGGGGCTGAGCCTGGCCGCCGGAGAGGTGGGGCCGGCCACGTCCTGGACCGGGCTCATGAGCCGCTGCGCGGAGGCGGCGGGGGCGCGTCTGTCCCACGTGCGCCTGGATGTCGACGACGACGCGCGCCTGTGCGCCGCCGTGGTCCTGGAGCCCGTCCCGCGCCGCGGGCTCGGCCCCCGGGCGGCGTGGTGCGTCGACGCCGCCCCGGGGGACGCGCTGGTCCTGGCCGGGGCCCTGGGGCTGGACGTCCGGGCGAGCCCGGAGGTGTTGCGGCTGCGCGGCGTCGACCTGGGCGAGGAGCCCGCGCAGGCGCGCTTCGAGCGGTGGCGCATGGAGCTGGCCTCCGACCTGACCGGGCGGGACTGACGCCCCGGGACCCCAGAGGTGCATGTGACGAATGATACTTCTGTGACATGTAGTATGAAGTGCGTCACTCGAGGTTCGGGCGAGTGCCCGCCGATCGGCGTTATTGCGCCCGTCCCGGGCCCCCGGCCGTCCCGGCGTCGACCCCGGGACGGGACCGGCGGATTCGCGCCCGGCCCCTTCCGCGCGCCCTTCGTTGAGCCGGGGCCCCTCCGGCCTTATCGTGGAGCAGTGCCGCCCGCCGGCACGGCGGGCGACCCCCGCGCCGATTCGACCGACAGGAGCGTCACGTGAGTGCGAATGAAGCGATCCGGGTGGACGCCGCCCCCCAGCGCGCACAGGGCATGCTCTTCGGCGACCCCCTGCCAGAGCTGGACACCAGCACCGGCTACCGGGGCCCCATCGCCTGCCGCGTGGCCGGAATCACCTACCGCCAGCTCGACTACTGGGCCCGCACCGGGCTGGTCGAGCCGACCGTGCGCGGCGCCCGGGGGTCCGGGTCGCAGCGCCTGTACTCCTTCCGGGACATCCTGCTGCTCAAGGTCGTCAAGCGCCTGCTCGACACCGGCGTGTCCCTCCACCAGATCCGTATAGCCGTCGAGGCCCTCCACGAGCGCGGCGTGGAGGATCTGACCGCCATCACCCTCATGAGCGACGGTGCCTCCGTCTACGAGTGCACCAGCGCCGACGAGGTCATTGACCTGGTCCAGGGCGGGCAGGGCGTTTTCGGTATCGCCGTGGGGCGCGTGTGGCACGAGGTCGAGGGCACGCTGGCCCGGTTCCCCACCGACAGCGCCTCGCCCGCCCCCGTCGTCGAGGACGAGCTGGCCAAGCGCCGCGCCGTCCGCCGCGGGGCCGTGTAGGCCCCCCTCATCATCCTCCGCCCGCCCCTCCGACGTCGGAAGGGGCGGGCGGGGCCGCCCGACGACCCCGCCCGCCCGCGGCGCGGACCTCTTCAGCCGCGGTGCTCGCCCAGCAGGTAGGTGCGGGTGAAGCCGTCGGACAGGTCCGTCAGGCTCACGCGCACCAGGCCCGCCGAGTCGATCTCGTAGTGCTCGCGCACCCACGGCCCGTGGCCGGTGCGCCGCACCTCCACGGCGCCCAAGTCGGGGGCGTCGCGCAGCTCGCGGGCCAGGGGGAAGAGGACCTCCCGCCAGGGGGACAGTTCGCCGGCGGGCTCGCCCCGCTCGTCAATGCCGCTGCACTCGACGAAGCGGTAGCGCCCGATATTGTGCACCGCCGGGTACTGGCGCTCAATGACCGTCGCCGGCGCCCCCTCGGCCGGGCGGGCGTCGGTGTCCTGGACGGCCCCGGGCGACAGGATCGCGTCGAAGGCGGTGCGCCGCCCGTCGTCGGCCTCCCGGAACACGCCGAACCCGCGTGCCAGGCGGTCGGTGAGCGTGACGTTGGAGTGCGGGTCCACGGCGATGGCCAGGCCGATGGCCGTGGAGGCGCCCGGGTAGGGGGAGCGGTGGACGCGTCGGCCGTAGCGCTCGCGCAGCATGCGGGCCACCGGCGGGAAGGCCGAGGCCCCGCCCACCAGGTAGATGCCCGCGATCTCCGTCAGGTCCGGCGCCCCGTCGTCGAGCCCGCCCACCAGGGGTTCCATGAGCTCCAGGGAGCGCTGGAGCAGCGGCCGGGCCGCCTCGTACAGCTCGGCGGTCTGGAGGATGACCGGCCGGCCCCGCAGGTCGATGACAATGCGGCGCGTCTGCGGGGCCAGGGACTCCTTGGCCTCGCGGCACTGGTCGAGCAGGTCGTCGATCTCGATCGACGACAGCTCCTCCTGCCCCACGCCGGCCCGCTCCAGGACCATCTCGGCCAGCAGCAGGTCGATGTCGTCGCCCCCCAGGTCGGACTGGCCGCGGGCGGCGAGCACCTCGTGGTCGCTTCCCGCCACGTCGACCAGCGCGGTGTC is part of the Actinomyces sp. oral taxon 414 genome and encodes:
- a CDS encoding Hsp70 family protein, producing MTPKRRTEKKSGKQPRSGADPAMSIGIDLGTTRTVVSLADRGNYPVAGFTDLFGDDHDFLPSLSALTDEGLVHGFEARRAARRGAPLVRSLKRRLSSPTAAWSTPVPFGSASLPLGEVLTSYLRYLRERLWRSSLLAGVDLGDERHRIAVAVPAHAYGAQRMITLDAFAAAGFHVTSMLNEPSAAGFEYSHRRGSTVSSRRTRVLTYDLGGGTFDTALVDVAGSDHEVLAARGQSDLGGDDIDLLLAEMVLERAGVGQEELSSIEIDDLLDQCREAKESLAPQTRRIVIDLRGRPVILQTAELYEAARPLLQRSLELMEPLVGGLDDGAPDLTEIAGIYLVGGASAFPPVARMLRERYGRRVHRSPYPGASTAIGLAIAVDPHSNVTLTDRLARGFGVFREADDGRRTAFDAILSPGAVQDTDARPAEGAPATVIERQYPAVHNIGRYRFVECSGIDERGEPAGELSPWREVLFPLARELRDAPDLGAVEVRRTGHGPWVREHYEIDSAGLVRVSLTDLSDGFTRTYLLGEHRG
- a CDS encoding FHA domain-containing protein; protein product: MGSNPIEADTTSTQTFGPLDNRDVQLAGMSPQDRAAVAALPPGTALLLVGHGPTTGARFLLDSAETTVGRHPHADIFLDDVTVSRKHAVFVALPGGGYGVRDSGSLNGTYVNRQRVEQCALRVGDEVQIGKYRMTYHPGPQRSAAAR
- a CDS encoding DUF151 domain-containing protein, with translation MCLVGVRSTSPDAGLVAILVERGGPGMLAVPVGVREGLSLAAGEVGPATSWTGLMSRCAEAAGARLSHVRLDVDDDARLCAAVVLEPVPRRGLGPRAAWCVDAAPGDALVLAGALGLDVRASPEVLRLRGVDLGEEPAQARFERWRMELASDLTGRD
- a CDS encoding MerR family transcriptional regulator, translated to MLFGDPLPELDTSTGYRGPIACRVAGITYRQLDYWARTGLVEPTVRGARGSGSQRLYSFRDILLLKVVKRLLDTGVSLHQIRIAVEALHERGVEDLTAITLMSDGASVYECTSADEVIDLVQGGQGVFGIAVGRVWHEVEGTLARFPTDSASPAPVVEDELAKRRAVRRGAV
- the ftsR gene encoding transcriptional regulator FtsR — protein: MKIGEVVERLKPSFPALSLSKVRYLESEGLIRPHRVGNGYRQYSQADLERLRFTLTAQRDEYLPLSVIRERLRRLDAAAGAPPRPVARVVASHGRLVEGGPVGLKELMARSGATEAQVDELISIGLITPDARGQFDSRCQRALTLALKVHALGLPLRNLRLVRSAAERQADVVDQAVAHRRRRSASAGEEAASEMAGLITELYSLLLHRSLGSPR